One Fontisphaera persica DNA window includes the following coding sequences:
- a CDS encoding tetratricopeptide repeat protein, with protein sequence MQGPEAETLSEAFIAQIEPWYHQSQMLRLWELLRAHPPLWTWTGCRSRTWAGRLAASLGSERLSQVLHRRNYQRHPRDLSAGVFYAHNLARQQGCWQARQFLQAMPEPGETVDAETCHYFWTLRAMVEADFRDFETAADYMRRAEAYAVELPWGKVCQASILERQDRYEEALALARAAVEASPLYRPAILSTAHFLQVLDRDEEALAFLRAAVQRAACAPIAAALTCLELDLGLQAEALATLEHFVQVAPLADRSVHHWVARSRTTLACRAGDLDGARQHCARVLELSRHRDVWHRELARRLDLPDPPRRRRCLAVNFVRQHHKTCAPATLAALAQYWQQPINHLEIAEQICYDGTPSHSQRRWAESQGLVTREFSVTWEAALALIDRGVPFALTTVEVNSGHLQALVGYDELRQSLLLRDPYHYYLSEAIWPRFQQSYAPFGPRGLVMLPPTEAHRLEGLELPDAALFDQLHAVQCALEKHQRDQAAAALAALSQSHPNHWITCSAGWALSAYDVNPAASLQYVERWLAQFPKNPRLLRVKLDLLEATATRQEVLEFLDHLLALHPKEPFFLARLAAALKEDDRELSRAQRLVQRALKTAPTDPDLLGILGDVLWKAGRLAEAAMHYRLAACAAQHNEHLAESYFSSLLHLRQSEAGLAFLRRRFDELGHLSSVPAMTLFKCLAYLGRTEEGFAVLEEARNRRPEDGELMLFYADALARHGRAAPAQQLLEQARGHARHSHWLRVAAQLAVYRADLRQALACWQEVLQVEPLAMDAQAQVYQLLAETHDLATARAHLEEMCRRFPGHCGLLRLRAEKMAQEPLAVAEPALQALLAANPVDTEARCDLALRYAAAGRHAEALAEAERAITLTPRSPKIYTVRGDILRQLGRRAEARADYEQALRLDVNNGHAMMQLVELSATEEERAAALDFIQAELVRQVVFEEALPAFRDAAHGLLPPEKVLARLREALAARPDLWAAWWVVVLQLKNMHQLEEALALAQQACQRFPLVPQLWLEQADVLRVQGRGDAAVAAVEQALTINPRFGRAVYFLANLHAKNGQLEKARQTLLRGLAHAPLEAPLHVALAEIALRENDDSTAIQEARVALQMDPACGTAWEILQYLARERQMPRLAVEMAEALTQARPGDPEAWLMLADCLAQQGSAGCLEAVDRAIALNPRLEKAHEEKARFLTLLDRCDEALAVCLEGPLQPPPFRLRLRAAWIESQRGHLPAAIQLMESVLAESPAHYGALNLLCAWQKEMGQYDQALATAEKMVAMAPHEAEPLRVLAELHYHKGNKSAAVATLRRAVELNPSQEENRHLLMGLLIGLAEETGDGTEAWRFLEQERARRISDLLLAFEIRLLLLQGEVDAAQGRFAALCRMKEGEDEWAMFNALDNLVDRVPVSTVTQLVRQALEPLETQPAAVESPPCHAYLGAMDIHLRFLEGRFTLPAYLDRVSRHSAFFKNSLAQYLKSAADAYHRAMKYDDLPFPWLLHRQVQRLGKQHQQWLRTDARLAAKYGRALLYIGKYQAAREWFASLHQQGEMPADMYSDWLEALLAGGQWQAAETCLEKALAMRQSQAAHICFCAAAACLCAMNGQLENARHFLAQIHGQPLDDSVHCLQGLAQIWVELDTLGTPGTWAATRALVRKLDKGLLGSIFFWHPAPVRQLYLESIRRWRQSGKWPGLGLWRWWRQFRWGWFLLPVLPLAFAVVYPPSPAGRRWVRRCYTALRR encoded by the coding sequence ATGCAGGGACCCGAAGCAGAAACATTGTCGGAGGCTTTCATCGCGCAAATTGAGCCTTGGTATCATCAAAGCCAGATGCTGCGGCTGTGGGAGCTTTTGCGCGCACACCCACCCTTGTGGACCTGGACCGGCTGCCGGTCACGCACCTGGGCCGGGCGCCTGGCGGCCTCGCTCGGCAGCGAACGGCTGTCCCAAGTTCTGCACCGGCGCAATTACCAGCGACATCCCCGAGATTTGTCCGCGGGGGTGTTTTATGCGCACAACCTCGCGCGGCAGCAGGGATGCTGGCAAGCCCGCCAATTTTTACAGGCCATGCCAGAACCCGGCGAAACCGTGGACGCGGAAACCTGCCATTACTTTTGGACCTTGCGCGCCATGGTGGAGGCGGATTTCCGGGATTTTGAAACGGCCGCGGATTATATGCGCCGGGCGGAGGCGTATGCCGTGGAGCTTCCCTGGGGGAAGGTATGCCAGGCCAGTATTCTGGAAAGGCAGGACCGGTATGAAGAAGCGCTGGCCCTGGCCCGCGCCGCGGTGGAAGCCAGCCCCTTGTATCGCCCTGCCATCCTGAGCACCGCTCACTTCTTGCAGGTGCTCGACCGCGATGAGGAGGCCCTGGCTTTTTTACGCGCCGCCGTCCAACGTGCCGCATGCGCGCCCATTGCCGCGGCCCTCACCTGTCTGGAACTGGATTTGGGGTTGCAAGCTGAAGCCCTGGCCACCCTGGAACATTTTGTGCAGGTCGCGCCGCTGGCGGACCGCTCCGTGCATCACTGGGTGGCGCGCAGCCGCACCACTCTGGCCTGCCGGGCGGGGGACCTGGACGGAGCACGGCAGCATTGTGCGCGGGTTTTGGAGCTAAGCCGTCACCGGGATGTCTGGCATCGCGAGCTGGCCCGGCGCCTGGACCTGCCAGACCCGCCCCGGCGCCGGCGTTGTCTGGCGGTGAACTTTGTCCGCCAGCATCACAAAACCTGCGCGCCGGCCACCCTGGCGGCTCTGGCGCAGTATTGGCAGCAGCCTATCAACCACCTGGAAATCGCGGAACAAATTTGCTACGACGGCACGCCTTCCCACAGCCAGCGGCGTTGGGCTGAAAGCCAGGGGCTGGTCACGCGGGAGTTTAGCGTGACGTGGGAGGCGGCTCTGGCGCTAATTGACCGGGGCGTGCCTTTTGCGCTGACCACGGTGGAAGTCAACAGCGGCCATTTGCAGGCGTTGGTGGGCTACGATGAACTGCGCCAATCCCTTCTGTTGCGCGACCCCTATCATTACTATCTTTCCGAAGCCATCTGGCCAAGATTCCAGCAAAGTTATGCTCCTTTTGGCCCCCGCGGGCTGGTCATGCTGCCACCGACGGAAGCTCATCGTCTGGAGGGACTGGAGCTTCCCGACGCCGCCCTGTTTGACCAGTTGCATGCCGTGCAGTGCGCCCTGGAGAAGCATCAACGGGACCAGGCAGCGGCGGCGCTTGCCGCCTTGAGTCAAAGCCATCCGAACCATTGGATTACCTGCTCGGCCGGCTGGGCCTTAAGCGCGTACGATGTAAACCCCGCCGCCAGCCTGCAATACGTCGAGCGTTGGCTGGCCCAATTCCCCAAAAATCCCCGGTTGCTGCGCGTCAAACTGGATTTACTGGAAGCCACCGCCACCCGCCAGGAAGTCCTGGAGTTTCTGGATCACCTGCTGGCGCTTCACCCCAAAGAACCTTTTTTTCTGGCCCGGCTGGCCGCCGCCCTGAAGGAGGACGACCGCGAATTGTCCCGCGCCCAGCGGCTTGTGCAGCGCGCCCTGAAAACCGCTCCCACCGACCCGGACCTGTTGGGCATTCTGGGGGATGTGCTGTGGAAAGCAGGCCGCCTGGCCGAAGCGGCCATGCATTACCGGCTGGCCGCCTGCGCCGCGCAACATAACGAGCACCTGGCCGAAAGCTACTTTTCCTCGCTGCTCCACCTGCGCCAAAGCGAGGCGGGGCTGGCGTTTTTGCGGAGGCGCTTTGACGAGCTGGGCCATTTATCCTCCGTTCCGGCCATGACGCTGTTCAAGTGCCTGGCCTACCTGGGGCGCACCGAGGAAGGTTTCGCCGTTTTGGAAGAAGCCCGCAACCGCCGCCCCGAGGATGGCGAACTGATGCTGTTTTACGCCGATGCCCTCGCGCGGCATGGCCGGGCGGCGCCCGCGCAACAACTGCTGGAGCAGGCGCGCGGCCATGCGCGGCACAGCCATTGGCTGCGCGTCGCCGCGCAACTGGCGGTCTATCGCGCGGATTTGCGCCAGGCCCTGGCCTGCTGGCAGGAGGTGCTGCAAGTCGAGCCGCTGGCGATGGACGCTCAGGCTCAGGTGTATCAACTGCTGGCGGAAACGCATGACCTGGCCACCGCCCGCGCGCACCTCGAGGAAATGTGCCGCCGCTTTCCCGGCCACTGCGGCCTGCTGCGGTTGCGCGCGGAAAAAATGGCGCAAGAACCGCTCGCGGTAGCCGAGCCAGCCCTGCAAGCCTTGTTGGCGGCGAACCCAGTGGACACTGAGGCGCGATGCGACCTGGCGCTGCGGTATGCCGCCGCCGGCCGCCACGCCGAGGCGCTGGCCGAAGCCGAGCGGGCCATTACTCTCACCCCCCGCTCCCCCAAAATCTACACGGTGCGGGGTGACATTTTAAGGCAGCTTGGCCGCCGGGCCGAGGCGCGCGCCGATTATGAGCAGGCCCTGCGGCTGGATGTGAACAACGGCCACGCCATGATGCAGTTGGTGGAGCTCTCAGCCACCGAGGAGGAGCGCGCGGCGGCGCTGGATTTCATCCAAGCCGAGCTGGTGCGGCAGGTGGTTTTTGAGGAAGCCCTGCCGGCTTTCCGCGATGCGGCCCATGGCTTGTTGCCCCCCGAAAAAGTGCTGGCCCGGCTGCGCGAAGCTCTGGCCGCCCGGCCGGACCTGTGGGCCGCGTGGTGGGTGGTGGTCCTGCAACTGAAAAACATGCATCAGTTGGAGGAGGCCCTGGCCCTGGCCCAACAAGCCTGCCAACGGTTTCCGCTGGTCCCGCAATTGTGGCTGGAACAAGCCGATGTGTTGCGCGTCCAAGGCCGTGGCGATGCGGCCGTGGCCGCGGTGGAACAGGCGTTGACCATCAATCCCCGCTTTGGGCGGGCCGTCTATTTTTTGGCCAACTTGCACGCCAAAAATGGCCAACTGGAAAAAGCACGGCAAACATTGTTGCGCGGCCTGGCCCATGCCCCGTTGGAAGCGCCACTGCATGTGGCCCTGGCCGAAATCGCCCTGCGGGAAAATGATGACTCAACCGCAATTCAAGAAGCCCGGGTAGCCCTGCAAATGGACCCCGCCTGTGGCACGGCCTGGGAAATTCTTCAATACCTGGCCCGGGAAAGACAGATGCCCCGCCTGGCCGTCGAAATGGCCGAAGCACTGACGCAAGCGCGTCCGGGCGATCCCGAGGCGTGGCTGATGCTGGCTGATTGTCTGGCCCAACAGGGGAGCGCGGGCTGTCTGGAAGCGGTGGACCGGGCCATTGCCTTGAATCCCCGCCTGGAAAAAGCGCACGAGGAAAAAGCCCGTTTTCTGACCTTGCTGGACCGGTGCGATGAAGCGCTGGCGGTGTGTCTGGAAGGTCCCCTGCAGCCGCCACCCTTCCGTTTGCGCCTGCGCGCGGCATGGATTGAGAGCCAGCGCGGCCATTTGCCCGCAGCCATCCAGCTCATGGAAAGCGTGCTGGCCGAATCCCCGGCTCACTACGGTGCCCTGAATCTGTTGTGCGCGTGGCAGAAAGAAATGGGGCAATATGATCAGGCCCTGGCGACGGCGGAAAAAATGGTGGCGATGGCCCCCCATGAAGCCGAACCGCTCCGGGTGCTGGCCGAGCTGCATTACCACAAGGGCAACAAGTCCGCGGCAGTCGCCACCCTCCGGCGCGCCGTTGAATTGAACCCCAGCCAGGAGGAAAACCGCCATCTCCTCATGGGGCTGCTGATTGGCCTGGCGGAGGAGACCGGCGACGGGACCGAAGCCTGGCGCTTCCTGGAGCAGGAGCGCGCGCGCCGAATTTCGGACCTGCTGCTGGCGTTCGAGATTCGCCTCTTGTTGTTGCAGGGAGAGGTAGATGCCGCCCAAGGCCGCTTTGCCGCGCTTTGCCGCATGAAGGAAGGCGAAGATGAATGGGCCATGTTCAACGCCCTGGACAATCTGGTTGACCGGGTGCCGGTGAGCACAGTGACGCAACTGGTACGCCAGGCCCTGGAGCCTTTGGAGACGCAGCCCGCTGCCGTTGAATCCCCGCCCTGCCATGCGTATTTGGGGGCGATGGACATTCATCTGCGTTTCCTGGAGGGGCGCTTCACTTTGCCCGCCTATCTGGACCGAGTGTCCCGGCACAGCGCATTTTTCAAGAACAGCCTCGCGCAATACCTGAAATCGGCCGCCGATGCTTATCATCGTGCGATGAAATATGACGACCTGCCTTTTCCCTGGCTCCTGCACCGGCAGGTGCAGCGGCTGGGGAAGCAACATCAGCAATGGCTGCGCACCGATGCGCGGTTGGCCGCCAAATACGGGCGGGCTTTGCTGTACATCGGCAAATACCAGGCCGCCCGGGAGTGGTTTGCCAGCCTCCACCAGCAAGGCGAAATGCCCGCCGACATGTACTCGGACTGGCTGGAAGCCCTCCTGGCCGGGGGTCAATGGCAAGCCGCCGAGACCTGCCTGGAAAAGGCGCTGGCCATGCGCCAGTCCCAGGCGGCCCATATCTGCTTTTGCGCGGCGGCCGCCTGCCTTTGCGCCATGAACGGGCAGTTGGAGAATGCCCGCCATTTTCTGGCTCAAATTCACGGACAGCCCCTGGATGACTCTGTCCACTGCCTGCAAGGGCTGGCGCAAATCTGGGTGGAGTTGGACACCCTGGGCACGCCCGGCACCTGGGCAGCCACCCGCGCACTGGTGCGCAAGCTCGACAAGGGTCTGCTGGGCAGCATTTTCTTCTGGCATCCAGCGCCGGTCAGACAGTTGTACCTGGAGTCCATCCGCCGCTGGCGGCAGAGCGGAAAATGGCCCGGCTTGGGCCTGTGGCGCTGGTGGCGGCAATTCCGCTGGGGGTGGTTTTTGTTGCCGGTGCTGCCGCTGGCGTTTGCGGTGGTGTACCCTCCAAGCCCAGCCGGCCGGCGCTGGGTGCGGCGATGCTACACCGCTTTGCGCCGCTGA